The Sphingomonas sanxanigenens DSM 19645 = NX02 genome includes a region encoding these proteins:
- a CDS encoding GAF domain-containing protein has translation MHVFTIAADQDAATLWHEIGQAGDALTAGEPDAIANMANLAALLWEYLADINWVGFYRLVGGELVLGPFQGKAACIRIAMGAGVCGAAAATRETQRVEDVHAFPGHIACDAASASELVVPVVVDGRLIGVLDIDSPSPARFGVADAAGAEAFVARIGARIAG, from the coding sequence ATGCATGTCTTCACCATCGCCGCGGATCAGGATGCCGCGACTCTCTGGCACGAGATCGGCCAAGCCGGCGACGCGCTGACCGCGGGCGAGCCCGACGCGATCGCCAACATGGCGAACCTCGCCGCTTTGCTGTGGGAATATCTGGCCGATATCAACTGGGTGGGCTTCTATCGGCTGGTGGGCGGCGAGCTGGTGCTCGGGCCGTTCCAGGGCAAGGCCGCCTGCATCCGCATCGCGATGGGCGCGGGCGTCTGTGGCGCCGCGGCGGCGACGCGCGAGACGCAGCGGGTGGAGGATGTCCACGCGTTTCCCGGGCACATCGCTTGCGACGCGGCTTCCGCCTCCGAACTGGTCGTGCCGGTCGTGGTCGATGGCCGGCTGATCGGCGTGCTCGACATCGACAGCCCCAGCCCGGCGCGGTTCGGCGTGGCGGATGCAGCGGGCGCCGAGGCGTTCGTGGCGCGCATCGGGGCGCGCATCGCCGGATAA
- a CDS encoding universal stress protein → MRTYLVVIDETDESGAALRFAARRAAKTGGTVEILALVPPAEFVQWGGVQATMEQEARQRAEALVAGAAGALVEEAGVQPKITVRQGEPVAVVRDMLRENPGVAALVLGAAPSGSPGVLVSHFAGVDAGKLPCPLMIVPGSLDSEAIDRLS, encoded by the coding sequence ATGCGCACCTATCTGGTCGTGATCGACGAGACCGACGAGTCGGGAGCCGCCCTGCGGTTCGCCGCACGGCGCGCGGCGAAGACGGGCGGCACCGTCGAGATCCTCGCGCTCGTGCCGCCCGCAGAGTTCGTCCAGTGGGGCGGCGTGCAGGCGACGATGGAGCAGGAAGCCCGGCAGCGCGCCGAAGCGCTGGTTGCCGGTGCCGCCGGCGCGCTGGTCGAGGAGGCCGGCGTGCAGCCCAAGATCACCGTGCGCCAGGGAGAGCCCGTCGCGGTGGTGCGCGACATGCTGCGCGAGAATCCCGGCGTCGCCGCGCTGGTGCTGGGCGCCGCCCCCTCCGGCTCGCCGGGCGTGCTGGTGAGCCACTTCGCCGGCGTAGACGCGGGCAAGCTCCCCTGCCCGCTGATGATCGTGCCGGGTTCGCTCGACAGCGAGGCGATCGACCGGCTGAGCTGA